One genomic region from Acidobacteriota bacterium encodes:
- a CDS encoding cytochrome P450, with protein sequence MGFLEAYDAIAAKGGDPSTVAAAQMALFNQQLDANPKGLFDDLRNNRPNFVVVPGMVCVTQFDDVEEVITRDEFFSVQLYQPKMDRLSGPFVLAMDNTPTYSQFISILRLAFRREDGPRLVSLSGEIADTLIANAQAEGTIDLWKFGQLAPLRVVEQYYGVPGPDEATLLRWADDIFQDVFHNSSNDQAITDKATVAGQEMCTYLDQLIAERRASFASGGPAPTDVIGRLVHMQGDPSTNLADDQIRSQIIGTITGTVDTTARAILGAFQTFFEQPEQMAGARAAAESGNDALLSAYIWEAMRFHPQNTIIPRLCSGEYTVAKGTNRELTIPAGAVVFAANFSAMFDSGKVDAPDEFRTNRPSSNYIHFGYAQHRCLGEYISQVQLRETIKRLLKLKNLQKAAGSDAQPVALGNLPTEMTITFDPGDAQ encoded by the coding sequence CAAAGGCGGAGACCCGTCCACTGTGGCCGCAGCCCAGATGGCGCTCTTTAATCAACAGCTTGATGCCAATCCAAAAGGACTCTTTGACGACCTGCGAAACAACCGGCCCAACTTTGTCGTGGTGCCGGGAATGGTCTGTGTCACCCAGTTTGACGATGTTGAGGAAGTCATTACTCGCGACGAATTTTTCTCCGTCCAGCTCTATCAACCCAAAATGGATCGCCTGTCGGGTCCATTTGTGCTGGCAATGGATAACACCCCGACCTATTCACAATTTATTTCAATTTTGCGGCTTGCCTTTCGCCGTGAAGATGGTCCGCGGCTGGTCAGTCTCTCGGGCGAGATTGCTGACACGTTAATTGCCAATGCCCAGGCCGAAGGCACCATTGATTTGTGGAAGTTTGGGCAACTGGCACCGCTTCGGGTCGTCGAACAATACTATGGTGTTCCCGGACCGGATGAAGCGACCTTGCTTCGGTGGGCGGATGATATTTTCCAGGATGTGTTTCACAATTCGTCCAATGATCAGGCCATTACCGATAAAGCCACGGTGGCCGGTCAGGAAATGTGTACCTACCTGGATCAATTGATTGCCGAGCGAAGAGCCTCATTTGCCAGCGGAGGCCCCGCGCCAACTGATGTGATTGGTCGGCTGGTGCATATGCAGGGTGACCCATCAACCAATCTGGCGGATGATCAAATCCGCAGCCAGATCATCGGCACGATTACCGGCACGGTTGATACCACGGCCCGGGCCATTCTGGGTGCCTTCCAAACCTTTTTTGAACAGCCGGAACAAATGGCTGGTGCCAGAGCAGCAGCCGAGAGTGGAAATGATGCCTTGCTGTCGGCCTACATTTGGGAAGCCATGCGTTTTCATCCACAAAACACGATCATTCCCCGGTTGTGTTCAGGCGAATACACTGTGGCCAAAGGCACGAACCGCGAGTTGACGATTCCGGCTGGCGCCGTGGTTTTCGCGGCCAACTTCTCGGCTATGTTTGATAGCGGGAAGGTAGACGCGCCGGATGAATTTCGGACCAACCGGCCTTCCTCCAACTACATTCATTTTGGATATGCCCAGCATCGGTGTCTGGGTGAATACATTTCCCAGGTTCAATTGCGCGAAACGATCAAACGACTTCTGAAACTCAAGAACCTGCAAAAGGCAGCCGGTTCTGACGCCCAGCCCGTGGCACTGGGGAATCTCCCGACCGAAATGACGATCACGTTTGACCCAGGAGACGCACAATGA